GGGGAAGCGCACGAAATGCGCCGAGAATGGTGCCCAGTCGGTCCCTTGGCTCGACGTCGCGCACGTCGACCTCATGCTCGCCCGACGAATGCGCCGAGCCGCAGCCGGTACTCTGGCGCGAGGCGAGCCACTCGCGCCAACGCGGAAGCTCCGTGGGCGTGCTTGGCGTCAGAACGATTGGACCTCCGTATCCAGAGATGGCGAGATCCACGAACAGCGGGCCAATGCCGCGCCCGTCCTGCTGGTGCTGTTCCGGACCGCCGCCATACAGCCGCACCAGGCGGAGGTGCTCGCTTGCGGCGAGAAGTACTGCGCCGGACGCCCCGAGATCCTCTGAGCTTGGGCGCAACTCCCATGCGAGTCCAACGCAAGGTGGATTGCCTGCGCTCTCCAGCGCTGCCGTCACCGCGACAACCTGCTTAAGGTCCGTAGCGAAGCCTAGTAGGAGCGTGCCTCCGGCGTCAGCGAACACCTGCGCGAGGTTCGGCAGTACGCCACCGGTCACCGCGTCGAGCGGGATTGAAAGCGGTACACCGAGCTCGCCGGACAAATAGGCAAGGAGGCCCGCGCAATCCTCGACCCGCTCGGCTCGAAGCGCTACGACCCGGGCCCGAGCCGCACGGACTCGCGCGGCCAGGGACTGGATGTAGTCCGCAGTTTCAACGACGAGCTCGATTCCGTCAAGCCCTCGAGCTCGGCACGCGATGTCGAGTGCGTCGAGCTCGAGGGCAGGTGCTGCCGCAGCGCTCAGCGACAGCTTCATGCCTCGCTCTTCTCGATGAGGACCCGCCATACCGCTGGTCCCTGTTCGACATATGTCCAGTGGAATTTCCCGGGGCGAGTCGCCTCGAACTGCCGGCGAAGCGGGAAGGGGTCATGGTCGTTGACCAGCGTGAAAGCCTCGCCGACGCTGAGCGCGTCGAAAGTGCGGAAGATGGCGGGGTGCTTTTCGCGCGGAGGAACGATGCGAATATCGAGCTCGATGTTGGACATTTCGTTGGACTTCTCTCTTTTCAATCGGGTTTGTGTCGAATGAATAGCCGAATGAGGTCGGCCGATTGTTCACGGATTTCGTAGGCGAAGCCTCGCTCGTCGAGCTTGGGGAGTAAGAACTGCGGCACGCGGACGTTGAGCTGCAGAAGAGTTTTTCCGCGCGCCATCGTCGCAAGCACCTCGAGCGTGCGGACCATCGGTTCCGGTGGCTCGAGGTCACGCACGTCGAGGACAATCACGTCATCGTCCTCGCTCGGAGCGCTTACTTCCTTGGTCGGGCGGTCGAATTCGCCGCGGAAGAACCACACACGCCAGTCGGCGACCCCCAGCTGCTCTGTGAAGTGCGCAAGACCCTTCTTGGCGAACACGCCGTAGAGCGGTGCGGGCTCGAAGATGGCGCGGATGCGTAGCACCGACGCCGGGGACATTGTCCGCGCGGCGTTCATGATCCGTGCGAAGGGTTCGATGCCTGAACGCAAATCCTCGCGCACGTCGAGGTCGACCAGCAGCTCAGTCGGAATGGCCAGAAGCGCGTCCGGTACTGGTATCGGAGCACACGCTGACGTCGCCTGCGCGGGCGGCTCCGGCGCCAGCGGCTGCTCGTCGAGGGCGGCGTTCAAGCGATCGACCAGCACCGCCGCATCTAGTCCAGCGATCTGTGCCACTTGTTCGAGCGTGACTCGCGCCGCCATGTTCTTGCGCAATGAACGGTTTCGCAGGTTCTCCAGCGATGGCGCGGCAGCAACGAGCACGTCGAGGAGTCGTTCGTCGCGCGCGAACACCGAGGACAACCTGTCGTTGGCACGGATCACAGCGACCCTCTTTGAGCGAGGCCAGGGTGCCAGCGTGGGTCCCATATCAGGTTCGGGACCACCTCGCGAACGCCTGGAATGCCACCCACGGCGTTCACGATGCCGTCAGTGATGACCCGCTCCATTGGGCAGCCCGGCGTCGTAAGCGTGAAAGTCACGTCGATCGAGTCGCCGTGGATTTCGACGTCGTACACGAGCCCCAGGGTCACGATGTCGAGGCCAATCTCCGGATCGATGACCTCACGCAGCGCGGAGTAGATCGGTTCAGTCGTGGGAAAAATGCTGTCGTTCATGCGACCTTCCTTAGCGCGACGCGGAGAATGACGATGACCTGTAGCCAGGCACCCGCCGCGAACACGATCGCGGCGACGCGTGCGAGCGCCTCCGAACCAATGAACGTCGCGACCGCCACGCCGACCACGCCGGACACGAGGAGCGCGGCATCGATGAGTGCGACTCGCTCGGAGAAAAGCTCCGCGACCTTAGGGACCTTGCACTTGCCGAGCAGCGGTCCATATCGATGGTTCCAAACGAGGAATGGAACGATCTTGTAGTAGTGGCCAGCGATGAACAGCGTGACGGCACCGAGCAAAACGACGAAGTACGTCGTGAGCAAGTGA
This portion of the Polyangiaceae bacterium genome encodes:
- a CDS encoding DUF2249 domain-containing protein gives rise to the protein MKLSLSAAAAPALELDALDIACRARGLDGIELVVETADYIQSLAARVRAARARVVALRAERVEDCAGLLAYLSGELGVPLSIPLDAVTGGVLPNLAQVFADAGGTLLLGFATDLKQVVAVTAALESAGNPPCVGLAWELRPSSEDLGASGAVLLAASEHLRLVRLYGGGPEQHQQDGRGIGPLFVDLAISGYGGPIVLTPSTPTELPRWREWLASRQSTGCGSAHSSGEHEVDVRDVEPRDRLGTILGAFRALPRGATMRITLDHDPSCMYYALEESEPAGTFSFRKIGDGPEVWGAEVTKT
- a CDS encoding DUF2249 domain-containing protein produces the protein MSNIELDIRIVPPREKHPAIFRTFDALSVGEAFTLVNDHDPFPLRRQFEATRPGKFHWTYVEQGPAVWRVLIEKSEA
- a CDS encoding DUF2249 domain-containing protein, producing MIRANDRLSSVFARDERLLDVLVAAAPSLENLRNRSLRKNMAARVTLEQVAQIAGLDAAVLVDRLNAALDEQPLAPEPPAQATSACAPIPVPDALLAIPTELLVDLDVREDLRSGIEPFARIMNAARTMSPASVLRIRAIFEPAPLYGVFAKKGLAHFTEQLGVADWRVWFFRGEFDRPTKEVSAPSEDDDVIVLDVRDLEPPEPMVRTLEVLATMARGKTLLQLNVRVPQFLLPKLDERGFAYEIREQSADLIRLFIRHKPD
- a CDS encoding metal-sulfur cluster assembly factor — encoded protein: MNDSIFPTTEPIYSALREVIDPEIGLDIVTLGLVYDVEIHGDSIDVTFTLTTPGCPMERVITDGIVNAVGGIPGVREVVPNLIWDPRWHPGLAQRGSL